In Euphorbia lathyris chromosome 9, ddEupLath1.1, whole genome shotgun sequence, the following are encoded in one genomic region:
- the LOC136205442 gene encoding exocyst complex component EXO70I, whose translation MNTINHFPHKKQIQISQFTPNFSNWGKKFIMENLISARVLLKNTLENSKSIASSLNSTTQKLSSLDSSFNSHLSIQNPTFSAIIKDQIDTLVCPAMAVLRMCSSIQQMENSVLSENPGSDLHAYLILIKKLEDALKFLGDNCGLAVQWMEDILRILEEKMVSNDLYFDKINMCVRILKGLKVTGERARFDGGILADAFRKLEEEFKTLVSENCWSPFPAAVLQKLKAILEKLNGNSVISDCVSGYAEIRSRNVRTNLEGLDLSYLNLSVTESDDVQDIQGFINEWCKHLEFSVKCVFRGEYELCKEVFDNVGSDIWMSCFAKIVNQSGIINFLQFGINFTKCKRDPVKLLKLLDVFECLDQLRSEFNWLFAGEECTEIRNLTRELIREVITGACEIFFELPCQVKTQRRSSSPSDGSVPQLVSFVTDYCNYLLDEDYKPLLIKILTINQTWKNEEYDDTILFHNINLVIKEICLNLETWSNAYQDKQLLYLFMMNNHSHFCNLETTKLGILMGDSWIEAHDQYKDYYMKLYLKETWGKIVEILGRDQDQDLTCAITVKKRLKEFNEALDGMYEKQSKWVVSDEKLRLKICKLGMQAFLPFYREWLTNYGCFGEEEVKYTAQGLASMLSSLFQPKIRMYGAIKQTNWVDEVKNIEVDQIHHFTLMAI comes from the coding sequence ATGAACACAATCAATCATTTTCCACATAAAAAGCAGATCCAAATTTCCCAATTTACCCCAAATTTCTCAAATTGGGGAAAAAAATTCATCATGGAAAACCTAATTTCTGCTAGGGTTTTACTCAAGAACACCTTAGAAAATTCAAAATCTATAGCCTCTTCTCTTAATTCAACTACCCAAAAATtatcatctcttgattcttcttTTAATTCCCATCTCAGCATCCAAAATCCCACTTTTTCTGCAATAATCAAAGACCAGATTGATACTTTGGTTTGCCCGGCAATGGCGGTTCTCAGGATGTGCAGTTCGATTCAGCAGATGGAGAATTCGGTGCTGTCCGAGAACCCGGGGTCCGATCTTCATGCTTATCTAATCCTGATTAAGAAGTTAGAAGATGCATTGAAGTTTCTTGGTGATAATTGTGGATTAGCAGTTCAGTGGATGGAAGATATTCTGAGAATCCTGGAAGAAAAAATGGTTTCGAATGATCTGTATTTCGACAAGATAAACATGTGCGTACGGATTCTCAAAGGGTTGAAAGTAACCGGAGAACGAGCTCGTTTCGACGGCGGGATCCTTGCTGATGCGTTTCGGAAGCTTGAAGAGGAATTTAAGACTCTCGTTTCGGAAAACTGTTGGTCGCCGTTTCCTGCTGCTGTTCTGCAGAAACTCAAGGCTATTCTTGAGAAACTGAATGGTAACAGCGTGATTTCAGATTGCGTATCGGGTTACGCGGAAATCCGAAGCAGGAATGTGAGAACGAATTTAGAAGGTCTCGATTTGAGTTATCTGAACTTATCAGTAACAGAATCAGATGATGTGCAAGATATTCAAGGTTTTATAAACGAATGGTGTAAGCATTTGGAGTTTTCGGTGAAGTGCGTTTTCAGAGGTGAATACGAGCTCTGTAAAGAGGTTTTCGATAACGTTGGATCGGATATCTGGATGAGTTGCTTTGCCAAGATTGTTAATCAATCTGGAATTATTAATTTCCTCCAATTCGGAATCAATTTTACGAAATGCAAAAGAGATCCTGTCAAGCTGTTGAAGCTGCTCGACGTTTTCGAATGTCTAGACCAGCTGCGGTCAGAGTTCAACTGGCTTTTCGCAGGCGAAGAATGCACGGAAATCCGAAACCTGACAAGGGAACTAATCAGGGAAGTTATCACCGGTGCTTGTGAGATATTCTTCGAATTACCGTGTCAAGTAAAAACGCAAAGGCGATCTTCGTCTCCGTCAGACGGAAGTGTTCCTCAGCTAGTAAGTTTCGTAACAGACTACTGTAATTACCTTCTAGACGAAGATTACAAGCCGTTACTAATCAAGATTTTAACCATTAACCAAACCTGGAAAAACGAAGAATACGACGACACAATCCTATTCCACAACATAAACCTCGTCATAAAAGAAATCTGCCTAAACTTAGAGACATGGTCGAACGCATATCAAGACAAACAACTTTTGTACCTTTTCATGATGAACAACCATTCCCATTTCTGCAACCTAGAAACCACGAAACTCGGGATTCTGATGGGCGATTCGTGGATCGAAGCTCACGATCAATACAAGGACTATTACATGAAGCTTTACTTGAAAGAAACATGGGGAAAGATTGTTGAGATTCTCGggcgagatcaagatcaagattTAACGTGTGCAATAACAGTGAAGAAGAGACTTAAAGAGTTCAACGAGGCATTGGACGGGATGTACGAGAAGCAATCGAAATGGGTGGTTTCGGATGAGAAACTGAGGTTGAAGATATGCAAACTGGGAATGCAAGCTTTTTTGCCGTTTTATAGAGAATGGTTGACGAATTACGGGTGTTTCGGAGAGGAGGAAGTTAAATACACAGCACAAGGATTAGCAAGTATGTTAAGCTCACTGTTTCAGCCGAAGATAAGAATGTATGGAGccattaaacaaacaaattgggTTGATGAAGTGAAAAATATAGAAGTAGATCAGATTCATCACTTCACTCTAATGGCTATCTAA
- the LOC136205848 gene encoding pentatricopeptide repeat-containing protein At5g14080-like, with product MGSSFNPQILVEKLDKLNPSQASIETLSHWCIFHMNKAKQVVETWDRQFHCSPCEQRLAFLYLANDILQNSRRKGSEFVGEFWKVLPGALRYVIDSGDEAGRSAALRLVFGKNAGIGLTVSACSSFMKPATELATRISGALISASKNSIPTGSWTPSLERVLHGIGCRDSINPSLVARVIDPCLLNHHSLALGFFNWSSQQPGFSHTSLTYQSILKSLYLSRQFNSIDTILKQVKAHKFTLNSSTYRFIINSLIQAKKTQNAYLYFSEVKSHILDFGPETCNSLLAVLSSEGCFDNAMKVCDEMAKGGVSFSTVGLGVFIWRFCRAGDLGVVLHLLDEARKSSSNFNGPVIAVLIVHGLCQASRLSEAVWVLNELRIRECKPDFIAYRIVAEAFRSSGDAADVHRVLKMKRKLGVAPRSNDYREFILSLIMERLIVEAKELGKVIVDGNFPIEVDALNALIGSVSSIDPSSAMLFFHFMIGKEVLPSLLTLNNLSRNLSRHGKVDEMLQVYQILSSRDYFSDIVTYNVVFSFFCKVGRVREAYGILQEMKKRKGLGPDISMYNSLMEACCREDQMRPAKKLWDEMFVVGCGVNLKTYNILISKFSEIAQVEESFRLFNHMLDKGVAPDATTYTSLLKGLCQESKFDTAFEIFNKLICQDLVLAQSILSTFILSLCSEGQFHKASELLTGLAHDIRHSDAHVALLKCIVDAEEIYIAVHHLQRMQEASPLLFQAICSQLFSLLSSSKPESFSSFLQAMSELCVLC from the exons ATGGGCAGTTCATTTAATCCACAGATTTTAGTGGAAAAGCTTGACAAGCTCAACCCTTCACAAGCAAGTATAGAGA CTTTATCACATTGGTGCATTTTTCATATGAATAAAGCAAAGCAAGTTGTTGAAACATGGGACAGGCAGTTCCATTGTTCTCCATGTGAGCAGAGATTGGCTTTTCTCTATCTCGCGAATGACATTTTGCAGAATAGTCGTCGAAAAGGTTCAGAGTTTGTTGGTGAATTTTGGAAGGTTCTTCCAGGAGCTCTTCGTTATGTAATTGACAGTGGGGATGAGGCTGGAAGAAGTGCTGCACTAAGACTG GTTTTCGGAAAGAATGCAGGCATTGGGTTAACTGTCTCTGCCTGTTCTTCATTTATGAAACCTGCAACCGAGTTAGCAACTCGGATAAGCGGAGCTCTAATTTCAGCGTCGAAGAACTCAATCCCAACTGGATCATGGACACCATCACTGGAGCGAGTGCTACACGGAATCGGTTGCCGGGACTCGATCAATCCTTCTCTCGTGGCCCGAGTGATCGACCCTTGCCTCTTAAATCACCACTCACTTGCACTTGGTTTCTTCAACTGGTCCTCGCAGCAGCCTGGTTTTTCGCACACCTCACTTACTTATCAATCCATCCTCAAATCTTTGTATCTCTCTCGCCAGTTCAACTCTATTGACACTATCTTAAAGCAAGTCAAAGCCCACAAATTTACTCTCAATTCTTCAACTTACCGTTTCATTATTAACTCCTTAATCCAAGCGAAAAAAACCCAAAATGCATATTTGTATTTCAGCGAGGTTAAATCACACATCTTAGATTTTGGGCCCGAGACATGTAACTCTCTGTTAGCTGTATTGAGTTCCGAGGGGTGTTTTGATAATGCAATGAAGGTGTGTGATGAAATGGCTAAGGGAGGAGTTAGTTTTAGCACTGTTGGGTTGGGCGTGTTTATATGGAGGTTTTGTAGGGCTGGCGATTTGGGTGTAGTCTTGCATTTGTTAGATGAAGCTAGAAAGAGTAGTTCAAATTTTAACGGGCCCGTTATTGCAGTTTTGATTGTTCATGGGCTTTGTCAGGCTTCTAGGTTAAGTGAGGCTGTGTGGGTACTGAATGAACTAAGGATTAGGGAGTGTAAACCAGATTTTATTGCATATAGGATTGTGGCTGAAGCTTTTAGATCCTCGGGGGATGCAGCTGATGTGCATAGGGTTTTGAAGATGAAAAGAAAGCTGGGGGTGGCACCAAGGAGTAATGATTACAGAGAGTTTATTTTGAGTTTGATTATGGAAAGATTGATAGTTGAAGCGAAAGAATTAGGTAAAGTGATTGTGGATGGTAATTTTCCTATAGAAGTTGACGCATTGAATGCATTGATAGGATCAGTTTCAAGCATTGACCCTTCTTCTGCAATGTTATTCTTTCATTTCATGATAGGAAAAGAGGTGTTACCTAGTCTTTTAACATTGAACAACTTAAGCCGAAATCTATCTAGGCATGGAAAGGTTGATGAAATGCTGCAAGTCTATCAAATCTTGTCCTCAAGAGATTATTTCTCTGATATCGTCACCTACAATGTGGTTTTCTCATTCTTTTGCAAGGTTGGCAGAGTAAGAGAAGCTTATGGTATTCTTCAggagatgaagaagaggaaagggctTGGTCCAGATATCTCAATGTATAATTCATTAATGGAAGCTTGCTGTAGAGAAGATCAAATGCGTCCTGCAAAGAAGCTTTGGGATGAGATGTTTGTGGTTGGATGTGGAGTGAACTTAAAAACATATAATATTCTGATTTCAAAGTTTTCAGAAATTGCTCAAGTTGAAGAGTCATTCAGGCTGTTTAATCACATGTTGGATAAAGGGGTGGCACCTGATGCTACAACTTACACATCTCTCCTAAAGGGGCTTTGTCAAGAAAGCAAGTTCGACACTGCTTTTGAAATTTTCAATAAATTGATTTGTCAAGATTTGGTGCTGGCACAAAGCATATTGAGCACATTCATTTTAAGCCTCTGCAGTGAAG GTCAATTTCATAAAGCTTCTGAATTGCTCACTGGCCTAGCTCATGACATAAGACATTCAGATGCCCATGTTGCTTTGTTAAAATGCATTGTCGATGCTGAAGAGATTTACATTGCTGTCCACCATTTGCAAAGGATGCAAGAGGCCTCGCCTCTGTTGTTCCAAGCCATATGTTCACAGCTTTTTTCATTGCTTTCTTCTTCGAAACCGGAATCTTTCTCAAGCTTCCTTCAGGCAATGTCTGAACTGTGTGTGCTTTGCTGA